A section of the Pseudophryne corroboree isolate aPseCor3 chromosome 11, aPseCor3.hap2, whole genome shotgun sequence genome encodes:
- the AKIP1 gene encoding A-kinase-interacting protein 1 isoform X2, whose translation MTDHGRMEDSLRRTSQLGREVLERARRRDMGWWSSYENEGLPLGAQHGKKTPEEEERNMILEEAFCTLSHFMCRTTEQCERYHSCLPLREIDGHAKQHALRFHCRKSQPVALKTDSRSWDPRVCTMQSSVAASPQYGPCDVYIEVAPGTYSISGGSSNGQKQTHVVNITPGQSVDLTFNG comes from the exons GGCGGATGGAGGACTCCCTGAGAAGAACATCTCAGTTGGGGCGAGAAGTGCTGGAGCGAGCACGGCGCAGGGACATGGGCTGGTGGTCTTCATACGAGAATGAGGGGCTGCCACTAGGGGCACAGCATGGGAAGAAGACCCCCGAG GAGGAAGAGCGGAACATGATCTTGGAAGAAGCATTTTGTACGCTGTCGCACTTCATGTGCCGTACCACCGAGCAGTGCGAG AGGTATCACAGCTGTTTACCGCTGCGAGAGATTGATGGACACGCCAAACAGCACGCTCTAAGGTTTCACTGTAGAAAATCTCAGCCAGTCGCACTAAAAACAGATTCACGCTCG TGGGATCCCCGTGTCTGCACAATGCAGAGCTCAGTGGCCGCTTCCCCACAGTACGGCCCCTGCGATGTCTACATTGAGGTGGCTCCAGGAACGTACAGTATCTCTGGAGGTTCCAGTAATGGGCAGAAGCAGACTCATGTGGTGAACATCACTCCCGGACAGAGCGTGGATTTAACGTTCAATGGATAG
- the AKIP1 gene encoding A-kinase-interacting protein 1 isoform X1 yields the protein MLKRRTGRMEDSLRRTSQLGREVLERARRRDMGWWSSYENEGLPLGAQHGKKTPEEEERNMILEEAFCTLSHFMCRTTEQCERYHSCLPLREIDGHAKQHALRFHCRKSQPVALKTDSRSWDPRVCTMQSSVAASPQYGPCDVYIEVAPGTYSISGGSSNGQKQTHVVNITPGQSVDLTFNG from the exons GGCGGATGGAGGACTCCCTGAGAAGAACATCTCAGTTGGGGCGAGAAGTGCTGGAGCGAGCACGGCGCAGGGACATGGGCTGGTGGTCTTCATACGAGAATGAGGGGCTGCCACTAGGGGCACAGCATGGGAAGAAGACCCCCGAG GAGGAAGAGCGGAACATGATCTTGGAAGAAGCATTTTGTACGCTGTCGCACTTCATGTGCCGTACCACCGAGCAGTGCGAG AGGTATCACAGCTGTTTACCGCTGCGAGAGATTGATGGACACGCCAAACAGCACGCTCTAAGGTTTCACTGTAGAAAATCTCAGCCAGTCGCACTAAAAACAGATTCACGCTCG TGGGATCCCCGTGTCTGCACAATGCAGAGCTCAGTGGCCGCTTCCCCACAGTACGGCCCCTGCGATGTCTACATTGAGGTGGCTCCAGGAACGTACAGTATCTCTGGAGGTTCCAGTAATGGGCAGAAGCAGACTCATGTGGTGAACATCACTCCCGGACAGAGCGTGGATTTAACGTTCAATGGATAG
- the AKIP1 gene encoding A-kinase-interacting protein 1 isoform X3 has translation MEDSLRRTSQLGREVLERARRRDMGWWSSYENEGLPLGAQHGKKTPEEEERNMILEEAFCTLSHFMCRTTEQCERYHSCLPLREIDGHAKQHALRFHCRKSQPVALKTDSRSWDPRVCTMQSSVAASPQYGPCDVYIEVAPGTYSISGGSSNGQKQTHVVNITPGQSVDLTFNG, from the exons ATGGAGGACTCCCTGAGAAGAACATCTCAGTTGGGGCGAGAAGTGCTGGAGCGAGCACGGCGCAGGGACATGGGCTGGTGGTCTTCATACGAGAATGAGGGGCTGCCACTAGGGGCACAGCATGGGAAGAAGACCCCCGAG GAGGAAGAGCGGAACATGATCTTGGAAGAAGCATTTTGTACGCTGTCGCACTTCATGTGCCGTACCACCGAGCAGTGCGAG AGGTATCACAGCTGTTTACCGCTGCGAGAGATTGATGGACACGCCAAACAGCACGCTCTAAGGTTTCACTGTAGAAAATCTCAGCCAGTCGCACTAAAAACAGATTCACGCTCG TGGGATCCCCGTGTCTGCACAATGCAGAGCTCAGTGGCCGCTTCCCCACAGTACGGCCCCTGCGATGTCTACATTGAGGTGGCTCCAGGAACGTACAGTATCTCTGGAGGTTCCAGTAATGGGCAGAAGCAGACTCATGTGGTGAACATCACTCCCGGACAGAGCGTGGATTTAACGTTCAATGGATAG
- the C11H11orf16 gene encoding uncharacterized protein C11orf16 homolog isoform X1: MDHCIRSLCLDHKYCSVTSPITTLSCHSMISHPEPLCGCSATAHPCGTHHSIHGRCSWAGHYPYYTSVTCKKVELSPTFPCPTPIIRRETVLARRDPDQFYYMGVVRQEEKPGLFLIEFTKPSSEGERYTATLQQTSVADIIQYDEALRQAITPGDNVLAPWEAEQARYGPGTVISGLETRDPLRATEDEELTVSFWNGKKAKVPLIVAVWISPSLHRRIVDRLHHPISSHQYHQESEQSTTTYVITDRCTQIPVPMCLANHVHKHRWNHCTAYPQPTHQHCSCCCFPNHSSCTCCYDPKCQDWWPLSPRTSVYIQGKKDPDDDSRLHSIMKGRESPGREGHRFSSSSETEEEESLEDEESENETCLSKTTQSTMVDSSVNTDSSLWDKPRLDISERPDWKYWKHSQPEPFYKKPGIMKSKNKASTLDSRATLSDIVGLSNQSALFETISTSPARRLSMKDVLTHTDFYPSEKQQASLVAEGFRDSEFEKLRNKTTLEKRQNKIKHNKWEQKREEDAGQKYSDSQETHRKKTLHRLQNEEMKLREQEMRNIDVMKAKLAVQEERSEHHQTMAAEDKKREQRRMDHLRKVREKIDQKEYQKCAANEQREMNHMAAQRRRVQNHYKEVAEKVFQAELQEMQRSNPRVSYMEA, encoded by the exons ATGCTCATGGGCCGGCCATTACCCTTATTACACCAGCGTGACGTGTAAAAAGGTGGAATTATCGCCAACATTCCCGTGTCCAACCCCCATCATTAGACGTGAAACAGTGCTGGCACGCAGAGACCCCGACCAGTTTTATTACATGGGTGTGGTGAGACAAGAG GAGAAACCGGGGCTGTTTCTAATTGAGTTTACCAAGCCGAGTTCGGAGGGTGAACGGTACACCGCCACGCTGCAGCAGACGAGTGTTGCTGACATTATCCAGTATGACGAAGCGCTGAGGCAGGCTATAACTCCCGGAGACAACGTCCTAGCCCCCTGGGAAGCAGAGCAGGCCAGATATGGGCCAGGGACGGTTATTTCAGGCCTGGAGACCAGAGATCCTCTACGCG CTACTGAGGACGAGGAGCTGACAGTTAGTTTTTGGAATGGCAAAAAGGCCAAAGTCCCTCTTATAGTGGCTGTGTGGATCTCCCCATCTCTTCACCGGAGGATCGTAGACAGACTTCACCACCCCATCAGTAGCCACCAGTATCACCAGGAGAGTGAGCAGAGCACCACAACCTATGTCATCACCGACCGCTGTACCCAGATACCTGTCCCAATGTGCTTAGCCAACCACGTCCACAAACACCGCTGGAACCACTGCACCGCCTACCCACAGCCCACCCATCAGCACTGCTCCTGTTGCTGCTTCCCAAACCATTCGTCATGCACCTGTTGCTACGACCCCAAGTGCCAGGACTGGTGGCCCCTCTCACCTAGGACCAGTGTTTACATCCAGGGTAAAAAGGATCCAGATGATGACAGTAGACTGCATTCAATCATGAAAGGAAGAGAGAGCCCCGGACGAGAAGGCCACCGGTTTTCATCGTCGTCGGAGACTGAAGAAGAGGAGTCTTTGGAGGATGAGGAGAGTGAGAATGAAACATGCCTGTCTAAGACCACGCAGAGCACCATGGTGGACAGTTCTGTGAACACAGATTCCAGCCTATGGGATAAGCCAAGGCTGGACATAAGCGAGCGGCCCGACTGGAAATACTGGAAGCATAGCCAGCCAGAACCCTTCTATAAAAAGCCAG GAATTATGAAATCCAAGAATAAAGCATCCACATTGGATTCGAGGGCCACACTATCTGACATTGTTGGATTGTCCAATCAGAGTGCTCTGTTTGAAACAATATCAACTTCGCCAGCTAGACGCCTATCCATGAAAGATGTTCTGACGCACACAGATTTTTACCCCTCTGAGAAA CAACAGGCGTCTCTTGTGGCCGAAGGTTTCAGAGACTCAGAATTTGAAAAGCTGCGCAACAAGACGACTCTGGAGAAgcgacaaaataaaataaagcataaTAAATGGGAGCAGAAGAGGGAAGAAGATGCCGGACAGAA gtacagtgacagccaggagactcacag AAAGAAGACTCTGCATCGTTTGCAGAACGAGGAGATGAAGCTCAGGGAGCAGGAAATGAGGAACATTGATGTGATGAAGGCCAAGCTCGCTGTACAAGAGGAGCGCAGTGAACACCACCAGACCATGGCCGCCGAGGACAAGAAGAGAGAACAGCGCAGGATGGATCACCTGAGGAAGGTCCGCGAGAAGATCGACCAGAAGGAATATCAGAAGTGTGCAGCCAATGAGCAGAGAGAGATGAATCATATG GCTGCGCAGAGGAGGAGGGTACAGAACCACTACAAAGAGGTGGCAGAGAAAGTCTTCCAGGCCGAACTGCAGGAAATGCAGCGCAGCAACCCTAGAGTGTCATATATGGAGGCGTAA
- the C11H11orf16 gene encoding uncharacterized protein C11orf16 homolog isoform X2 — MDHCIRSLCLDHKYCSVTSPITTLSCHSMISHPEPLCGCSATAHPCGTHHSIHGRCSWAGHYPYYTSVTCKKVELSPTFPCPTPIIRRETVLARRDPDQFYYMGVVRQEEKPGLFLIEFTKPSSEGERYTATLQQTSVADIIQYDEALRQAITPGDNVLAPWEAEQARYGPGTVISGLETRDPLRATEDEELTVSFWNGKKAKVPLIVAVWISPSLHRRIVDRLHHPISSHQYHQESEQSTTTYVITDRCTQIPVPMCLANHVHKHRWNHCTAYPQPTHQHCSCCCFPNHSSCTCCYDPKCQDWWPLSPRTSVYIQGKKDPDDDSRLHSIMKGRESPGREGHRFSSSSETEEEESLEDEESENETCLSKTTQSTMVDSSVNTDSSLWDKPRLDISERPDWKYWKHSQPEPFYKKPGIMKSKNKASTLDSRATLSDIVGLSNQSALFETISTSPARRLSMKDVLTHTDFYPSEKQQASLVAEGFRDSEFEKLRNKTTLEKRQNKIKHNKWEQKREEDAGQKYSDSQEAHRKKTLHRLQNEEMKLREQEMRNIDVMKAKLAVQEERSEHHQTMAAEDKKREQRRMDHLRKVREKIDQKEYQKCAANEQREMNHMAAQRRRVQNHYKEVAEKVFQAELQEMQRSNPRVSYMEA, encoded by the exons ATGCTCATGGGCCGGCCATTACCCTTATTACACCAGCGTGACGTGTAAAAAGGTGGAATTATCGCCAACATTCCCGTGTCCAACCCCCATCATTAGACGTGAAACAGTGCTGGCACGCAGAGACCCCGACCAGTTTTATTACATGGGTGTGGTGAGACAAGAG GAGAAACCGGGGCTGTTTCTAATTGAGTTTACCAAGCCGAGTTCGGAGGGTGAACGGTACACCGCCACGCTGCAGCAGACGAGTGTTGCTGACATTATCCAGTATGACGAAGCGCTGAGGCAGGCTATAACTCCCGGAGACAACGTCCTAGCCCCCTGGGAAGCAGAGCAGGCCAGATATGGGCCAGGGACGGTTATTTCAGGCCTGGAGACCAGAGATCCTCTACGCG CTACTGAGGACGAGGAGCTGACAGTTAGTTTTTGGAATGGCAAAAAGGCCAAAGTCCCTCTTATAGTGGCTGTGTGGATCTCCCCATCTCTTCACCGGAGGATCGTAGACAGACTTCACCACCCCATCAGTAGCCACCAGTATCACCAGGAGAGTGAGCAGAGCACCACAACCTATGTCATCACCGACCGCTGTACCCAGATACCTGTCCCAATGTGCTTAGCCAACCACGTCCACAAACACCGCTGGAACCACTGCACCGCCTACCCACAGCCCACCCATCAGCACTGCTCCTGTTGCTGCTTCCCAAACCATTCGTCATGCACCTGTTGCTACGACCCCAAGTGCCAGGACTGGTGGCCCCTCTCACCTAGGACCAGTGTTTACATCCAGGGTAAAAAGGATCCAGATGATGACAGTAGACTGCATTCAATCATGAAAGGAAGAGAGAGCCCCGGACGAGAAGGCCACCGGTTTTCATCGTCGTCGGAGACTGAAGAAGAGGAGTCTTTGGAGGATGAGGAGAGTGAGAATGAAACATGCCTGTCTAAGACCACGCAGAGCACCATGGTGGACAGTTCTGTGAACACAGATTCCAGCCTATGGGATAAGCCAAGGCTGGACATAAGCGAGCGGCCCGACTGGAAATACTGGAAGCATAGCCAGCCAGAACCCTTCTATAAAAAGCCAG GAATTATGAAATCCAAGAATAAAGCATCCACATTGGATTCGAGGGCCACACTATCTGACATTGTTGGATTGTCCAATCAGAGTGCTCTGTTTGAAACAATATCAACTTCGCCAGCTAGACGCCTATCCATGAAAGATGTTCTGACGCACACAGATTTTTACCCCTCTGAGAAA CAACAGGCGTCTCTTGTGGCCGAAGGTTTCAGAGACTCAGAATTTGAAAAGCTGCGCAACAAGACGACTCTGGAGAAgcgacaaaataaaataaagcataaTAAATGGGAGCAGAAGAGGGAAGAAGATGCCGGACAGAAGTACAGTGACAGCCAGGAGGCTCACAG AAAGAAGACTCTGCATCGTTTGCAGAACGAGGAGATGAAGCTCAGGGAGCAGGAAATGAGGAACATTGATGTGATGAAGGCCAAGCTCGCTGTACAAGAGGAGCGCAGTGAACACCACCAGACCATGGCCGCCGAGGACAAGAAGAGAGAACAGCGCAGGATGGATCACCTGAGGAAGGTCCGCGAGAAGATCGACCAGAAGGAATATCAGAAGTGTGCAGCCAATGAGCAGAGAGAGATGAATCATATG GCTGCGCAGAGGAGGAGGGTACAGAACCACTACAAAGAGGTGGCAGAGAAAGTCTTCCAGGCCGAACTGCAGGAAATGCAGCGCAGCAACCCTAGAGTGTCATATATGGAGGCGTAA